A segment of the Capnocytophaga sp. ARDL2 genome:
GTGTAGTCCAATAAGATTTTCGCTGCTCGATTCATAGCTTCAATATCCAACGAATGAAAATGATAACAGCTCAAGTCTTTGAGAAAACTGTTTTTGAAAGTGTGTATGTGATATTCGTAGGTTCGCTCGGTGGCGTCAAATCGTGCGTGTGCATCTGCTGCGACTTCAAATATTTTGTAAACCGTAATGTCTTCTGGTAAAAACGAATTGATTTTCTTTATACATTTAACATCTGTAACCTCTAAGTCATCTTTTTCCAAATCGAAATGTGCATACATTTTTGTTGCGTGTACACCTGCATCGGTACGCCCTGCTCCTACTATTTCAAAGGACTCACGAAAAAGCGTGTTGAGACAGTACGTCAGAGTTTCCTGCACACTACTCGCATTGGGTTGCACTTGCCAACCGTGGTATTTTGTGCCGTTGTAGGCAAATTGTATGAAATATCGCATTTTTTTTAGTTAGCCACGAATTACACAAATTATCATAAATTATTTAGCATGAATATTACATTTGATATGCATTATGTAGCCCATATTAAAAAGGACAGGTATTTGTAAAATGTATTCTGTAATTTATGGGACAATTATTTACATATTTCATCACAATGAAAAAATTGCACAATGAAATTGAAAAACATTAAACTGGGTAACAA
Coding sequences within it:
- the truA gene encoding tRNA pseudouridine(38-40) synthase TruA, translated to MRYFIQFAYNGTKYHGWQVQPNASSVQETLTYCLNTLFRESFEIVGAGRTDAGVHATKMYAHFDLEKDDLEVTDVKCIKKINSFLPEDITVYKIFEVAADAHARFDATERTYEYHIHTFKNSFLKDLSCYHFHSLDIEAMNRAAKILLDYTDFECFSKTHTDVFTFNCEIYQAYWKQENDRLIFTISANRFLRNMVRAIVGTLINIGMGKLQPEDMHHIIQSKNRGKAGFSVPAHGLYLIDVKYPYIP